A region of Sneathiella limimaris DNA encodes the following proteins:
- the bfr gene encoding bacterioferritin, with product MKGNSKVIDRLNTILGFELISINQTFLHSRMLNDWGLNEFGKKEYKKSIKDMKQADKLIERILFLEGLPNLQSLGRLRVGETAEEILGCEMDLGLEEIKDLRGAIELCEKEADFVSRDILEDILEDEEEFIDWLETQQGLIEKTGLKNFMQSMAKGEHS from the coding sequence ATGAAAGGGAACAGCAAAGTCATCGACAGATTGAACACCATTTTGGGGTTCGAACTTATTTCCATCAACCAAACTTTTCTCCATTCTCGTATGTTGAACGATTGGGGCCTCAATGAGTTTGGAAAGAAGGAATACAAAAAATCCATCAAAGACATGAAACAGGCTGACAAGTTAATTGAACGGATCCTGTTTCTGGAAGGTCTCCCTAATTTGCAAAGCCTGGGTCGCCTCCGCGTTGGAGAGACTGCAGAAGAAATACTTGGTTGCGAAATGGACCTAGGTCTTGAGGAAATTAAAGACCTCCGAGGCGCAATCGAGCTTTGTGAAAAAGAAGCAGACTTTGTTTCAAGAGATATTCTTGAAGACATTTTAGAAGACGAAGAAGAATTTATTGATTGGCTGGAAACCCAGCAGGGCTTGATCGAAAAAACAGGGCTGAAAAATTTCATGCAGTCCATGGCTAAAGGAGAGCACTCATGA
- a CDS encoding (2Fe-2S)-binding protein: MYACICNGIKDSQVRDAAQRGAGTVGQVFRSLDCKPNCATCVQTIRNLLEEELLPENTLIAAE, encoded by the coding sequence ATGTACGCTTGCATATGTAATGGAATAAAAGACAGTCAGGTGCGTGATGCAGCCCAAAGGGGTGCCGGTACAGTTGGACAGGTATTCAGAAGCCTTGACTGCAAGCCAAACTGTGCGACCTGTGTGCAAACGATCCGTAATCTTCTCGAGGAGGAACTTTTGCCAGAGAATACTCTGATTGCTGCTGAATAA
- the bfr gene encoding bacterioferritin produces the protein MKGSKKVIDTLNALLTHEMSAADQYFIHSRMYEDWGLEELYERLKHEQEEELDHAAQLVQRILFLEGTPDVASRAKLNIGKDVPSMMKSDLAYELSVVTELKKAIAVCEKEQDYVSRNILLGLLKDTEEDHTYWLEKQLGLIDKMGLENYIQSKSS, from the coding sequence ATGAAAGGTAGTAAGAAAGTAATCGACACGTTGAACGCTCTTCTCACTCACGAAATGAGCGCTGCAGATCAATATTTCATCCACTCCAGAATGTATGAAGATTGGGGACTGGAAGAACTCTATGAGCGCTTGAAACATGAACAGGAAGAAGAGCTTGATCATGCAGCTCAGCTAGTGCAGCGGATCCTGTTCCTTGAGGGGACACCTGACGTAGCCTCCCGCGCAAAACTTAACATTGGAAAAGATGTTCCATCTATGATGAAAAGTGACCTCGCTTACGAGCTGAGCGTTGTCACTGAATTGAAAAAGGCAATTGCTGTTTGCGAAAAAGAACAGGATTACGTCTCCAGAAATATCCTTCTTGGGCTTCTGAAAGATACCGAGGAAGATCATACCTACTGGCTTGAAAAACAACTCGGACTTATCGACAAAATGGGACTTGAGAACTACATACAGTCCAAAAGCTCATAA
- a CDS encoding enoyl-CoA hydratase-related protein → MSEDIIETLENGVATLTFNRPEARNAMTAYMFDYLLEALPRLGANPDVRVVVITGAGGAFCAGGDVKSFAARAEGSGPASYEFNQRVDDLRNRMRVAEFIHEIPKPTIAAIPGPAAGAGLSIALACDMRIAVETAKITTAFGNIALSGDFGGSYFLTKLVGTAKARELYFMSSVLTAKEAAAEGIINKAVSEEDYEAEVQKMVSTVAARPTIAIGFMKKNLNKALYEGLKDVLDWEAVHMITNFETEDHKGAAKAFVKKEKPVFSGR, encoded by the coding sequence ATGTCAGAAGATATTATTGAAACCTTGGAAAATGGTGTGGCGACACTGACATTTAATCGGCCAGAGGCTCGAAACGCCATGACAGCCTATATGTTTGATTACTTGCTCGAAGCATTGCCGCGGCTTGGGGCGAACCCGGATGTACGCGTTGTCGTCATAACTGGTGCGGGTGGCGCATTCTGTGCCGGAGGTGATGTGAAATCATTTGCGGCAAGGGCGGAAGGGAGCGGTCCTGCGTCTTATGAGTTTAATCAGCGGGTTGATGATCTTAGAAATCGTATGCGCGTCGCAGAATTTATTCATGAAATTCCAAAACCAACCATTGCCGCGATCCCTGGACCTGCTGCTGGAGCAGGACTTTCCATTGCGCTTGCCTGTGATATGCGGATTGCCGTTGAAACCGCAAAAATAACCACAGCATTTGGAAATATTGCTTTGTCAGGGGATTTTGGCGGGTCCTATTTCCTTACCAAACTGGTGGGAACGGCTAAGGCTCGGGAGCTTTATTTTATGTCCTCGGTGTTGACGGCAAAAGAGGCTGCAGCGGAAGGGATTATCAATAAGGCGGTCTCCGAAGAAGACTATGAGGCAGAGGTGCAGAAAATGGTTTCTACTGTTGCTGCCCGTCCAACGATTGCTATTGGCTTCATGAAGAAGAACCTGAATAAAGCGCTTTATGAAGGCTTGAAAGATGTATTGGATTGGGAAGCTGTGCATATGATTACGAACTTTGAAACAGAAGATCACAAAGGGGCGGCTAAGGCGTTCGTAAAGAAAGAAAAACCCGTATTTAGCGGACGTTGA
- the ettA gene encoding energy-dependent translational throttle protein EttA, with protein sequence MASYQYIYVMNGLSKTYPGGKQVLKDIRLSFFPGAKIGVLGLNGAGKSTLLKIMAGIETEFTGEAWAADGVKVGYLPQEPELDASKDVLDNVMDGVREKKALLDKFNEVSARFAEELTDDEMNDLIAEQGELQEQIDSQNLWDLDREVEIAMDALRCPAGDADVSKLSGGERRRVALCRLLLSKPDMLLLDEPTNHLDAESVAWLERFLHDYTGTVVAVTHDRYFLDNVAGWILELDRGSGIPWEGNYSSWLEQKEKRLEMEGKAEDSRRKTLKNELEWVRQGAKGRQSKSKARLAAYEEMLNQDTGAKIDEMQITIPPGPRLGSLVVEADHISKGFGDRLLIEDLSFKLPPGAIVGVIGPNGAGKTTLFKLLTGAEKPDEGSFNVGPTVQLGYVDQDRDTLDPNKTVWEEISEGNEIIYLGKKEINSRAYVSGFNFKGSDQQKKVGQLSGGERNRVNLAKMLKSGANFLLLDEPTNDLDVDTLRALEEALLEFAGCAVVISHDRWFLDRIATHILAYEGDSHVEWFEGNFEAYEEDKKRRLGAQAVEPHRIKYKPISRS encoded by the coding sequence ATGGCTTCATATCAATATATCTATGTCATGAATGGGCTTAGCAAGACCTATCCAGGTGGCAAGCAGGTCCTCAAAGATATTCGGTTGAGTTTCTTCCCCGGTGCCAAGATTGGTGTTCTTGGCCTAAACGGTGCCGGTAAATCGACTCTGTTGAAAATCATGGCGGGTATTGAAACAGAATTTACAGGTGAGGCTTGGGCGGCAGATGGTGTCAAAGTTGGTTACCTGCCGCAGGAGCCTGAACTGGATGCCTCCAAAGACGTTCTAGACAATGTCATGGATGGCGTTAGAGAGAAGAAGGCCCTGTTGGATAAATTCAATGAGGTGTCTGCCCGCTTTGCAGAAGAACTGACTGACGATGAAATGAATGATTTGATCGCAGAACAGGGTGAACTGCAGGAGCAGATTGATTCCCAAAATTTGTGGGATTTGGATCGGGAGGTTGAGATCGCCATGGATGCCTTGCGGTGTCCGGCTGGTGATGCTGATGTCAGCAAGCTGTCTGGTGGTGAGAGACGCCGTGTAGCCCTTTGCCGTTTACTTCTTTCAAAACCGGATATGCTTCTTCTTGACGAGCCGACTAACCATCTGGACGCGGAAAGCGTTGCTTGGTTGGAGCGGTTCCTTCACGACTATACTGGTACTGTCGTTGCGGTTACCCATGATCGCTATTTCCTTGATAATGTTGCAGGCTGGATTCTTGAGCTTGATCGCGGATCCGGAATTCCATGGGAAGGCAACTATTCCAGCTGGCTGGAACAGAAGGAAAAGCGTCTTGAAATGGAAGGTAAGGCAGAAGACTCTCGCAGGAAAACGCTTAAGAATGAACTTGAATGGGTCCGACAAGGCGCTAAAGGCCGGCAAAGTAAATCCAAGGCCCGTCTGGCTGCCTACGAGGAAATGCTCAATCAGGATACGGGTGCCAAGATTGACGAGATGCAGATTACGATCCCGCCTGGGCCACGTCTCGGTAGCTTGGTTGTTGAAGCCGATCACATTTCAAAGGGCTTTGGTGATCGACTATTGATTGAGGATTTGTCGTTCAAGTTACCGCCTGGTGCCATTGTTGGTGTCATTGGTCCGAACGGTGCAGGTAAAACAACCTTGTTCAAGCTCCTGACGGGGGCGGAGAAACCAGATGAGGGTTCCTTCAATGTGGGGCCAACAGTTCAGTTAGGTTATGTGGATCAGGACCGGGACACGCTTGATCCGAATAAAACGGTTTGGGAAGAAATCTCTGAAGGAAACGAGATTATTTATCTCGGAAAGAAGGAAATTAACAGCCGGGCCTATGTCTCTGGCTTTAATTTCAAGGGCTCCGATCAGCAAAAGAAAGTGGGGCAGCTCTCAGGCGGTGAGCGGAACCGAGTTAATCTGGCAAAGATGCTGAAATCCGGAGCCAACTTCCTGTTGCTTGACGAACCTACCAACGATTTGGATGTGGATACCCTTAGGGCACTTGAAGAAGCGCTTTTGGAGTTCGCAGGCTGTGCTGTGGTCATCAGCCATGATCGCTGGTTCCTTGATCGTATTGCCACTCATATCCTCGCCTATGAAGGCGATAGTCATGTTGAATGGTTCGAAGGTAACTTTGAAGCTTATGAGGAAGACAAGAAGCGCCGGTTGGGGGCACAAGCCGTGGAACCCCATCGAATTAAGTATAAGCCGATCAGCCGTTCATAA
- a CDS encoding amidase, which yields MISGYENFDATALAELVHQREVSPKELLQTAIQATEELNPDLNAVVFKMYEEAERFIKTDLDIRAPFAGVPFLLKDLIATYAGTPTTGSCEILTSVKAKTDSELVRRMKAAGLVIFGKTNTPEFGIMGITEPKLRGATCNPWDVSRSTGGSSGGSAAAVSARIVPAAHGGDGGGSIRIPSAYCGTVGLLPSRGRNPLGSDMGEAWGGLAREHVITRSVRDSAGLLDSLSGPDAGAPYAAIDKGCGSFVSACEESNNRFKIAYTTDALFGAENHPDCVAAVEATVARLRELGHEVVEAKPQFDRHLLAKSYLRVVCAWVAWEIRTSARLAGRQLISDDYELTSWIMSLIGEKNSMLDLADAIHAQHMAAREMGAFHQKYDLFLTATTAKPAAKIGELYPSGGDEVALKILKLLPSKFLLNKALDSLAEDALAATPNTQLFNQTGQPAISIPFYQSEEDIPVGVQFATEFGNEWSLYRIASELERANPWASRKPGICFKTEA from the coding sequence ATGATTTCAGGGTATGAAAATTTTGATGCAACAGCTCTCGCTGAACTTGTGCATCAGCGAGAGGTATCACCAAAAGAGCTCCTTCAAACGGCCATTCAGGCTACGGAGGAATTAAACCCTGACCTCAATGCTGTTGTTTTCAAGATGTACGAAGAGGCAGAGCGTTTCATCAAGACTGACCTTGATATTCGAGCCCCTTTTGCTGGAGTGCCTTTCTTATTGAAAGACTTGATTGCAACATATGCAGGAACCCCAACCACAGGCAGTTGCGAAATATTGACATCTGTAAAAGCCAAAACGGACTCTGAGCTTGTCAGACGGATGAAAGCCGCTGGTCTTGTGATCTTTGGAAAAACGAATACTCCGGAATTTGGAATAATGGGGATTACTGAGCCCAAACTGAGGGGCGCTACTTGTAATCCATGGGATGTCAGTCGGTCGACAGGCGGATCAAGCGGAGGTTCAGCGGCTGCCGTCTCAGCGAGGATAGTTCCAGCTGCGCATGGAGGTGATGGGGGTGGATCAATCCGAATACCGTCCGCTTACTGCGGTACAGTTGGCTTATTGCCCTCTAGAGGTCGAAATCCGTTAGGATCTGATATGGGAGAGGCCTGGGGCGGCTTGGCACGTGAGCATGTTATCACAAGATCTGTAAGAGACAGCGCAGGATTGCTGGATAGTTTATCGGGTCCGGATGCAGGCGCGCCATATGCCGCGATAGATAAGGGCTGTGGTAGTTTTGTGTCTGCCTGTGAAGAAAGCAACAACCGGTTTAAAATAGCTTATACTACAGATGCGTTGTTCGGGGCAGAAAATCATCCTGATTGTGTTGCAGCTGTTGAGGCAACTGTCGCTCGCTTGCGGGAACTGGGGCATGAAGTTGTTGAGGCCAAGCCCCAGTTTGATCGCCATCTGCTGGCAAAATCCTATCTACGCGTTGTCTGTGCTTGGGTCGCCTGGGAGATCAGGACTTCTGCACGTCTTGCGGGGCGACAACTCATTTCAGATGATTATGAGCTTACCAGTTGGATAATGTCGCTAATAGGCGAAAAGAACAGCATGCTGGATCTTGCCGATGCTATACATGCACAGCATATGGCCGCCCGAGAAATGGGAGCCTTTCATCAAAAATACGATCTGTTTTTAACTGCCACAACTGCTAAACCTGCAGCGAAAATTGGGGAACTCTACCCATCTGGGGGGGATGAAGTTGCTTTAAAGATTTTAAAACTTTTGCCATCCAAATTTTTATTGAATAAAGCGCTTGATAGCCTCGCGGAAGATGCCCTGGCAGCGACCCCAAATACGCAACTCTTCAATCAGACTGGGCAACCTGCCATATCGATACCTTTTTACCAATCGGAGGAAGACATTCCGGTTGGCGTGCAATTTGCTACAGAATTTGGTAACGAATGGTCGTTATACAGGATTGCATCAGAATTAGAACGAGCAAACCCTTGGGCGAGTAGAAAACCAGGGATTTGTTTTAAGACGGAAGCTTAA
- a CDS encoding AEC family transporter has product MSDIAALVLPLFGLIFLGYLIAKITKQPETAMGWLNTFIIYAALPSLFFKLLSKTPVEKLASWDFIAANLLVTFSIFVVVLLIALLIVRAGIAEGTILGLAAAYGNIGYMGPALAILTFGEIAAVPVALIFCFENVMHFTVAPTMMAFSGREKRGAFSLIQEILKRVFFHPFIIATIIGVGAAIIQFEPPKPVEGLINYLAQAAAPCALFAMGVSLALRPLKKVPIELGYVVPANLLLHPLLMYIGLSWAGDFDPIWVYTAVLLAALPTATNVFVLAQQYGVWIERASAAILVTTVSSIVTVSGLLYLITSGRLPADLFPGS; this is encoded by the coding sequence ATGTCTGATATCGCCGCACTCGTACTCCCACTTTTTGGGCTCATATTTCTCGGATATCTGATTGCCAAGATCACCAAGCAGCCTGAAACGGCTATGGGTTGGCTGAATACATTTATTATCTATGCAGCGCTTCCGTCTCTATTTTTTAAACTTCTATCCAAAACTCCGGTTGAAAAGCTTGCAAGCTGGGATTTTATTGCCGCTAATCTTCTAGTGACTTTCAGCATTTTTGTCGTTGTTTTGCTCATAGCGTTACTGATTGTCCGGGCTGGGATTGCTGAGGGAACGATACTAGGGTTGGCCGCAGCTTATGGAAATATCGGATATATGGGGCCCGCGCTGGCAATTCTGACTTTTGGAGAGATCGCTGCAGTTCCGGTTGCGTTGATATTCTGCTTTGAAAACGTAATGCATTTTACAGTAGCGCCGACGATGATGGCATTTTCTGGTCGAGAGAAACGTGGCGCTTTCTCTTTAATTCAAGAAATTCTGAAACGGGTTTTCTTTCATCCGTTTATTATTGCAACAATCATCGGGGTTGGCGCCGCTATTATTCAGTTTGAGCCGCCAAAACCTGTTGAGGGGTTAATCAATTATCTGGCGCAGGCCGCAGCCCCTTGTGCTTTGTTTGCGATGGGAGTAAGCCTTGCGCTGAGGCCACTTAAAAAAGTGCCTATTGAGCTGGGGTACGTTGTGCCAGCAAATTTACTTCTACATCCTTTGTTGATGTATATTGGCCTCAGTTGGGCCGGTGATTTTGACCCAATATGGGTTTATACGGCTGTGTTGCTGGCGGCTCTTCCAACAGCAACAAATGTATTCGTTCTGGCTCAGCAATATGGTGTTTGGATTGAGAGAGCTTCTGCCGCGATTTTGGTGACAACTGTTTCGTCAATTGTGACAGTTAGTGGCTTATTATATCTCATCACATCGGGCCGTCTTCCGGCTGACTTGTTTCCTGGAAGTTAA